A window of Actinopolymorpha sp. NPDC004070 contains these coding sequences:
- a CDS encoding helix-turn-helix domain-containing protein: MAGWLLDRAASEERGSVSLPGTQQVLADLLGVTRVTVHRALFRLRRDGLIEVDRHTITILAPELLELRAQG; this comes from the coding sequence CTGGCCGGTTGGCTGTTGGACCGGGCCGCCTCGGAGGAGAGGGGAAGCGTCTCCCTGCCAGGAACGCAGCAGGTCCTGGCCGACCTCCTGGGTGTCACCAGGGTGACGGTCCACCGTGCACTGTTCCGGCTCCGCCGGGACGGCCTGATCGAGGTCGACCGTCACACGATCACCATCCTGGCCCCGGAGCTCCTCGAACTACGAGCCCAGGGCTGA